The sequence CGAAAGAGTGGTGGTTTGGGCTTAATGCTTCCAGATGTCTGGGCCTCTCATTTCTTAGTTTCCATTTGATTTATCTTGTGCAAATTCAGTCTTTTTCGGATACGTGCTTTTGTTACTCCGCCGTTTaccttttcagttttataattcTCCTGTTGCACTCTTTACAAGTTATTTTCACAGCATAGAAGGAGTCACTAAAGGGAATGGCATtgggaggggaaggaaaagggggtgacaaaCATGGCATATTCATATTAAAATGGGTAGGTTAATGTCCTCTAAATGCAATGTCATTGCTTCCTTTAACCCATGGAACTAAGCATTGAATTTAGGAATGCATTTTGCTTCTAAGTAGGTTTTGTGATGACCACAGTATCGTTGGCTGTCTGCGACGTGAATGAGGGAGAGGACGCGTTTCCTGAAATCCCGCTGGTTAGGGTCATCTCAGCAGAGGGAGGGCAGGTGTGTGGATATGCACAGCTGGTTCCATTCTCGTGGGCTCAGGCCTGGGgtgcagagaagagaaggagaaaagattaGACTAGTGTCTGCTTCCCACAGATGCTTGTCAGCAGTGGAGCAGGAAGCCCAGAATCGTCCTCCACAGCCCCTTACCCCCCACAACCAGACGGACGCCACGTTCAGACGCATTCAGGGTGGTTTGGCTGTAGACCCAACACCATGTTCAGACCAGTGCAGGTCTTAAAACATCTCTTGAAATCGTCCAGTCTTCCCTCCAACCCCAGAGACACCCGCCTTGTGAGGGTGACACGGATAAGAAGAGCCTCTATGCCCTTATTTAACATTCTCAATTCCCCGAGTAAGTAGGTAGTATCACTGTGCCCATTTTGGAGATGGGAAACCTGAGACCCTGGATGGAGAAGTGACCTGCCCATGGCTGCTCAGCCCTTCCAGGGCAGAGACAGCATCCAGACCTAAAGGTCGTGCCCTTTAGGGGGTCACCCCTTAGAGCCCGCTGCCTCTCCCTCCCCGGGCCAGCTCTGCCCAGCCTCCCTGCAGCTGCTCTGCTCCCCTCTCATCCtggcccctccccgcagcccctCCCTCCCAACAACACACCTGACCCTGTCGCTAATGCATCATCACCCTCTAAGGCTCCCCCGTCATGCTGCCTGAAATGCAGAGTCTGTCCACCCCGTTCTCACTTCCGTAGGTCAGTCCCCATGCACCCCTCTCCCCCCAGCTCAGCACTCCGCACTGACCACTGGGTATGTTTCAAGTTTCTCGGATGAACCATGAACTCAGCGGAGAGCTAGCTGCCCTGAGGACAGACGCCCCGTCcagttcccctctcctcctctgtcttctgaTTCCCGAGAAGCGGCGGGCGGGGCAGTGCTCTGACAGTTCTGCCACGCTGATCAACATTATTCAATTAATAGTCATAGTGTGTCTGTTGAATCTTTTTTCTAAATTGTCAAgactttcctgtttctttacaTCTTACACATAATTGCGCAGTCACTAGGTACTAATGGATTGAGTCAACCCAGCCCACGGTTCCGTAAGCACCATTAGATTTTGAGTGCCTTTATCTTGCATTTATAAAGAATTCAAAAGTTAATGCTGTTGTGGGAGACTATATTCTTATTTCAATGAggcttctctgcttttaaatggaaaaaaaccaaGATTACAGTTATGAAGGTGGCCCCAGTCAAGTTGGAATCTTAACGGCCGACGTCAGTAGGCTCAGATGCTGTTTCCAGAAAACCAGGAAGCAACACGGGACACGTTTACTTGGATTGTAAACATTTTGTGATCTGACCTTTAGGAAGCTAAGAAAGTTACTCTTCCAGAACTCTTTTTAACCTCAAAGGTAAACGGCTTCTTTGCTCTTTGCCTCCAAGAccgtttgttgttgttcagtcgctaagtcgtgtccaactctttgcaacctcacggactgcagcacaccggcttcccagtccttcaccatctccccgagcttgctcaaactcatgtccatgaagtcagcggtgccatccaactatctcatcctgtcattctcttctcctgccttcaatctttcccaacattaggctctttttcagtgagttggctcttcacttcaggtgccCAAAaaactggaacttcagcttcagcatcagtccttccaatgaatattcaggactgattttctttaacattGACTGTTTGCTTTTGCAAGCTAGTCCAAGAGTTCTGCAAAAGAGTTTTGCAAAagaatccaagggactcttgagagtcttctctagcaccacaattcaaaattatcaattcttcagcgctcagactTGTctaggtccagctctcacatccatacatgactactgggaaaaccacagctttgactataccgacctttgttggtaaagtgatgtctctcctttttaatatgctgtctgaatGTTTGAATGGAAGGCATTTTCAAGCTCGCCAAATTCAACACATTTTCGTTTTCATAGATGAGATCCAGACACCGAGATGTGAGGTGACTCAGAATGGAATTAGTCAGACTCCCTCTTTAAAGCCATTTCCACCTTTTCTTCTGCCATAACACACATGAGAAATGATCAGTGTTCATGTACTGAAGGAGCTTCTACTCATAAATCAGGGATTGTGTTCCATCCCAGGATCCTTGCTGCATCTCCAGGACTTTGTTCTCACCTAAAGTTTAAAGATCAGTTAGGTGTTAACTGTTTGGTTCTCTTTACTTACCAGGAGCGCGTGGCCCatgattgaattttaaaataaagagccATCACTCAGAGATCTGGGTTTGCTGCATCAACAATGAAGGCCATTCCCCGTGGCAGTCCTGTAGCTGGAGACCCTTCCACAGAGGCCACAGTCACCGTGGACTGCCTGACCTCAGAATCACGGGATGCACGTTGCCTGGGTTACAGGAATTGGCTTTATGCATTTTTCACATAAACTGTGTGGACATCAGCTCATTTTCTATCCCTCACTGCTCCCCAGGTTGTAATTACTCTGAGACCAGTGTACTGGGTCTCCCCAGTGTCCCATACATCAGCTCAGATCCTGGTCTCTACCTAACCACCCAGTGAGGAGCTGGCAGATGTGAAGTTAGAAGGATCCAGGCCACTCTGGTTTTAGAAGTTTCAGTGTGCTGGGATGGCTGTTTCCACGCCTCCAAAGCCAGACTTTTACTCTGTAAGAGACCAGAAAGCCGGGCTCACATCCTCTGTGCCAGTGTCTAGGACCTACTCTGATGCTCACCCCTACAGGACtcagagtctttcccattccTCTTCCACCCAAAGGCTGGACCCATTTCCCAGGCACCACCTGGGGTCTGATGAGAAAGGCAGAATCTGAGGTTCACCCCAACCTGCTGAGTCAGACTCAGGGTGTCGGGCAGATCCCCAGAAGCACAGGCACATCTAAGTCTGAGAGGCATCGCCAGAGCCGGCAGGGAGCCACTTTGTCTTCACCCCTGGGTCCTCTGTCCCCAGCTGGCTCTGCACCCCTTCAGCCCTCCCCACACAGATAACGTGGCCCCTCCAGCCCCAGTCCTCTCCATCAGGAAGAAGCAGGCAGGGAGGGCTGTGCCCACGATGCCCCCTGGGCCGGGCTGCTGTTGAGTTCACGTTGCCCTGACTCAGAGAACTGCCCTATGCTCTGGTTCTGcaacattttctcctccagttctTTTTATGCTTTCATGACattctcaatgaatattcagtggagTAGAATGTAGGCAAAATGGTCTGTGAATGGGAGTTTTCCTCAGGCTTCTATTCTGCCTCCTtagccctccaccaggggatcaaGCAGGATTGGATAATTACTAATACTTTAGTCGATGAAACCCTACTTGGCTGAGATCAAATTTTCCTCCCCTGAAACAAGATGAAGAGGCAAAGAGCCCCCTCCGGGCCTGCTCCCACCAGTGCCCAGGCACTCCTGCAGGCCTGCTTTGACATCAGAGTTCCAATGAGCCTGCCGTCAGGAGAGGGTCTTGTGCCTGGTCACAGCTCATGAACACAGGTCACGGTTAtcacatctgtgacatcacagtgTAACTCCAGGTTTCCGGGTGTCTTCAATGTGAGTCTACACTCCAAAACACCAGGTGGTCTATACTGCTGTGTGCCAGCCAGCACTGTTGAAGCACCAAGAAGTGAAAGAGCAGAATTAAGGATTATGACACGATTAAGAGAAGGCACACTCTTTGCCaccatcattattttttaagtaggttCAGTGCGTCGACTCAAATAGGTAGGAAACATCAGTTGTgccatatggggcttcccaggtggcgctagtcataaaaatccacctgccaatgcaggaaatataatgccggggtccagccccggcGGAGTCCAGGGGTTCCCTTCGGATGAGTGGCGTcggcaaagaaaagaaagccagtcTTGGTTGAGTGTAGGATCAAGactactttattcttttacatcaGTGCTTATATATCCTAAAACCAATAATCCTTTAAAGAGGTTTAAGGAGGGGGGAATGATAAGATTGTACCAGGTGCATAATCATGGGTTACATCATAAATAACTTTCCAGAACAGCCAATACCTACACATAACTTTTAAACAATTCAATGGCAGCAGCTAGTCAACTGTGAAAAGCCATCTACAAACCTTATCTTGGGAAGCTCAGCCCTGGGCAACTTAGCTCTGGTATGTAATCCTAAGGGTCAGAGGTCTCATGAATTCCCTCGTGATCACACCCTAAGGAATCTTCTCAATCTGTAATGGACTCTATCTACTTTTGCTTATGGGATAGATAGGCCTGTTTATTGGGACCCATGTGCCCCCAGGGACTGTGTTGCTGCCATGCAAAGGTTTCAAGGAGGGATTTTAGGTAAGAGTCAGACTAGTTTTTAGGGAACACAGAAGAACGCCAAGCATCAAAAGATGAAAGGACGAAGGCCTGGGGGTGGATGGTGGGGCGGTCTCGAGAAACCCCCGGAGGTCCGGACGCCTTTGCGTGCCAGCTCCTTGAACCCAGACCTTGTCATGGGCGGGGTTTCTCTCGCCAGCTCCAGACAatacaagagactcgggtttgatccctaggttgggaagatccccaggaggaggaaatggcaacctattccagtattcttgccggaagaaccccacggacagaggagcctggcaagctacagtccttggggtcacaaagagtcagacacaactgagcacattatCCTATACCCAACCAGTTCCTACAGCTTTTTCTGTGGCTTTTGATGCTGCTTATAAGATGCTTTCCCCCATCCCCaaagagtttaaattaaaacttttcaaCTGTGACCACAGTCATGTCTAGACATCATCAGTGTGTTGACTATTATAAGGGAAATTGGGAATGACAGGAAAGACAGGAGAGGGggtagaaacagaaaggaaatggagTGTAAAGTGGTTACAAATAATAACTTTATCTAACGCAAACCTCTCAGGTGGGTTTTATGTCTGGTAACACACCCTCAcacagcccaccccacccccgtgcATGCCTGGAGGAACCATCCTCAGGCTGTCTGCCTGTGTCCACCCATTCTCAGGGTTTCTGTTACATGAAGATGGAAGGTAGGGTGGAAGGAAGACAAGCTTTCTGGGGAATGCTTCCTAGAACAGAGCCTGGGAGTCCTGGACCCTCGGTCCTGAGAATGCAGAGGGATGAATCTCATTTAGTTTGAATGGTACCAAAGCCCCCTGGATGAACAGGTGGGCATGCTGGAAAGTCAGTTGGGGTGGATATTTTGGGGGTTCCAGTCCAAATATGGTGGACTTAGAAAGAACACTATTGTGTAGGCCAGAGTGAGCTCTAGTGCCAGTGGATGCTATGTGATAACTACAGCTCATCATCTGAAAAACCTTCCCATAAGAACAGTAAGTGCTGGAATCATAGAACAGTCTGGTCACAGGCCAGTATTCCTATGGGCCCTTTTTGAAATTGGAAATAACTCACTCATTCTTGGGTTTCCCAgttgacactagtggtaaagaacccacctgccaatgcaggagacttaagagacacgggtttgaaagctgggtgggaaagatccctgaaggaggaaatggcagcccactccagtattgcctggagagtccatggacagaggagcctggtgggcttcagtccatggggtcacacagagttggacatgtctgaagtgactACTCACACACTCATTCTTGGCTGCTCAGAACCTCGTGCTTTTAGAGGGAGAAGGACTAATGGGGATCTCATCCAAGCACTCATGTCACAAATGAGGAGACGAAGCCCCAGGGAAAGGGGCCCAGGCTCTGCCCACCATCACCCGATGGGTGATCTTCCCACTTGCTGGAGGTTTGCAGTGGTTCTTAGTCACAAAGCTGATGGGCATAGATGTCCGTTACCTCCTTCACTCTGCTCCTGAATCTTCCAGCACTGTCCCTTCCGCAGACACATTTTGGAAGCTGCAGTGATAAGCAGTGAAAATGTTACATGCGCCTAGGAAAAACAAGTCCTCTCATGGGGGCCCTCAGGTTCCCTGGGGGCGGTCCAGTGGGGTTACCTCTGAGCCCAGACTCTTCTCCTGCTCTGGCTCCCCACCCTGTCTGTGGAGGACTGGCTCCATGGGGGAGGCGCACCCAGGCAGTGAATGAGTGGACCCCCAGGCTCTGAGGAGGAATCCTCGCTCCTCTGGCATTTCATtcaaaatatgttcaaagaaacAATCCTACTTCATCTTCATAAGAGgagatggttttttaaaaactaaattgaaGTATCATAATAGCACCACACAATTAAAGGAAATCATTAGGAGGAATTGCCTTGAGGCTTCTTAAATCTTgcataggaaaatatttttattagaatgaATCCATTTGCAGATTACTGAAATGGTCTCTAACAAAACATGACGATGAGTGTTCTTAGAGActgagttttcaaagatgttaaGGAAAACTATCAGCCCCCGCCCAAGCTTATTTTAATAGACACTTCCTTTTCTTACCATGAGAGCAGATGATTTTATACTAAtaccactttatttattttgtaaattagttACTGGATATGTTagttgaatcagttcagttcagtcgctcagtcgtgtccgactctttgcaaccccatggactgctgcatgccaggcctccctgttcatgaccaactcccagagtttactcaaacacatgcctatagagtcggtgatgccatccaaccatctcatcctctgtcatccccttctcctcctgccttcaatcttccccagcatcagggtcttttcaaatgagtcagttcttcgcatcaggtggccaaagtgttggagtttcagcttcaggatgtTAGTTGAATACTTACTCTCTTAATACTCCTAATTATAACCAACGATGCTGAGTGGGTCTGAACCAGTTTTTGGAATGCTGATGCGCTCCATCAGTGTTCTCTGCCAACAGTGACAGAGAGTTAGTTGGTGCTCAGAGGGCTGCAGAGACAAATGTGACACGGTATCATGTGCTAACTAGTAGTTAGcacgctaagtcatgtctgactctgcggccccatgaactgcagcatgccaggcttccctgtcttccactatctcccagagtttgctcaaattcagtccgttgactctgtgatgccatccaaccatctggccCTCTGTCACCTcgttcttctgccctcagtctttcccagcatcagggtcttttccaataagtcagctctttgcttcaggtgcccaaagtactagagcttccaCTTcatcatcactccttccaatgaataatcaggattgatttcctttaggatggactggtttgatctccttgcaatccaggtgactttcaagagtcttctccagcacaacactttgaaagcatcgattcttctgtgctcagccttctttatggtccaagtctcatgtccatacatgactcctggaaaaaccataggtttgactagacggacctttgacagcaaaatgatgtctctgctttttaatatgctgtccaggtttgtcatagctttccttccaagggacaagtgtcttttaagttcatggctgcaggcaccatctgcagtgattgtgaagtccaagaaaataaaatctgccactgcttccactctttccctttctgtttgccgtgaagtgatggaatcagatgccatgatcttagttttttctaatattgagtttcaagctagcTTTCTCAgtccctcattaagaggctctttagctcttcttcactttctgccactagagtggtatcatttgcacatctgaggttgttgatgtttctcatggcaagcttgattccagcttgtgattcatccagctgggcatttcacatgatgcactctgcgtgtaagttaaataagcagggtgacaatacataggcttgtcatacttctttcccaattttgaaccagtcagttgttccatgtctggttctaactgttgcttcctgactcatgtacaggtttctcaggagacaggtaagtggtctgttactcccatctctttaagtagaAAGATTTATCTTGGGAGTATTAATAAGTGTTTCACTGTAGTGgtcttggtggggggtgggggagtcaaGTTGTTCAGAAGGCCATAAATAAGACCCATGAATGCTTAACTATTATACAAATTTTCTATAAAGTAACATATTTAGGTATGATTTACACCTACAGCTTGTCTTCTTAGTTCTCTGGGGGACTTggtaaaatacatacaaaaaacTTGATTTCTGCCCATTGTGTGAAAAATTATGGAGCATTTATAATCAGACTGTCTATTTATATGGTTGATCTAGAAGTATTTCTAGTGGGTTTCGTGTCAGTTTGGTGCTAGTTTAGTTAAAAATAAGCTTTGTTATTTAATGAGATGAACTTAGTACACATTCCGTTTACAGGAGATGGTGTTTTCAAATACACTGGTTAGCAAAAATAAGATAAACatgctgacttttaaaaaaccGTGAGTGATTACTGTCGTTTCTTGCcatcttttaagtttttgaagCGTTAGGTGCTTGTTAAAGTGTTAGAGTGACAGAAGTCAGAAGTTTTGCTTCATTGCAAAACAGGCATCTTAGAAGTCAAGGAGACTGTACCCTAAGCAGATAAGAGAGCCGCAGGAATCCAGTGGCATGTCATGAAGTGGGAACTGGGCTTTGGGGACCCGCATTTCTACTCTCATCTGGTGTTTCCTAGGTTTGGATTTAAGTGATGCCGGGCCGGGCGTGATCGGGAGGCGGGTCTCTCTGATGGGGAGGCGCCGGGAGGAGTTGGCGCGTGGGAAGCCTCCGCCGCTCTTTTTCCGGAGCCGCGCCGGCCTCCGAGCGCCGGGCGCGGGCGGCGGGGCCCCGTGCGGCAGCCGGGATCAGCTCCCTCCCGGGCTGGCGGGGGcgccccggggcgggggcggcggggcgggggcgcgaGGCTTCGCTGTTGCTACAGCCGTGATGTCACTCGCCCATCCTAACCCGCGGTTGGTTGTTGTGTGTTTCAGCTCTGCCTGCAGTTGAACACAAAGACCTGGAGGAGACTCCCACATCCTTCGGGGAGGAGAAAGGAGGCGGCGAGGCCCGATTGCAGGAACTTGGGGGCTGGTGGCCTCTGCGCACCGGCCGGCCGGCGAGGGGCCGAGGGGATTAGAGTCCCGGGGCGGTGACCGAGCGGGAGATGAggcgctgccgccgccgctgaCCCTCGGTTCTGGAGCAGCCGCTGCGCTTTGTGCTGCCCGCACATGTGTCTGCCCGGCGCATCCGGAGGCGCGCACACGAGCATCCACCACGGCCGCCGGGGAGAGAGTGCCCGCCATGCCCACGGAGAGCCTACAGACAGGTAGCATGGTGAAGCCGGTCAGCCCCGCCGGCACCTTCACGTCGGCCGTGCCCCTGCGCATCCTCAACAAGGGGCCCGACTACTTTCGCCGCCAGGCGGAGCCCAACCCCAAGAGACTCAGCGCCGTGGAGCGGCTGGAGGCAGACAAGGCCAAGTACGTCAAGAGCCAGGAGGTCATCAACGCCAAGCAGGAGCCCGTGAAGCCGGCGGTGCTGGCCAAGCCCCCTGTGTGCCCGGCCGCCAAGCGCGCGCTCGGCAGCCCCACGCTCAAAGGcttcggcggcggcggcggcggcggcgccaaGAGCGAGGGGGGCGCGCCTCGCGAGACCCTGAAGCTGGAGATCCTCAAGAACATCCTCAACAGCTCCGAAGGCTCGAGCGCGGGCTCGGGCCACAAGCACAGCGCGCGGAACTGGCCGGCGCCCCGGGCCGACGCGGCCGAGCTGCACCGGCACTCGTTCGCCGAGTCGCTGCGCGCGCGCCCCGCGCCGGGCCGGGGCAGCCCCCAGGAGGGCGGCTCGCACGTGGGCCGCCGGCCGCCCGAGCCCGCCTcttccgccgccgccgccgccgacgCCTTTCTGCACGTGTCCCACAGCTCCTCGGACATCCGCCAGGGGCCCGGCGCCAGGCCCTTGAAGGCCATCCTCCCCTGCAGCAGTTCCGCCCCGCCGCTGCCCCCCAAGCCCAAGGTGGCCGCCCCGGCCGCAGTGAAGTCCCCCGAGGCCGAGGCGGCCGAGCCAGCCGGCGGGGTGGGCCGGAGACCCTCGCTGCAGCGCTCCAAGTCGGACCTGAGCGACAGGTATTTCCGCGTGGACGCCGACGTGGAGCGCTTCTTCAACTACTGCGGACTGGATCCAGAGGAGCTGGAGAACCTGGGCATGGAGAACTTCGCGCGGGCCAACTCGGACATCATCTCGCTCAACTTCCGCAGCGCCAGCATGATCAGCTCGGACTGCGAACAGTCTCAGGACAGTAACAGTGACCTTAGGAACGATGACAGTGCCAATGACCGGGTGCCCTACGGCATCTCCGCCATCGAGAGGAACGCGCGCATCATCAAGTGGCTGTACAGCATCAAGCAGGCCAGGGAGTCGCAGAAGGTGTCCCACGTGTAAGAGGCAGCAGCGCGCCCGGAGGGAGGCAGGGGGGGGGTCTCTGTCCGCGCCTCGGCACTTGTGAAGATTGTGAGGTCTCCTTGAAGTGTTGTGAGCTTCTCCACTCTCTTTGTGTTGCTTGTTGTGCAATGTCTTTCCAGTTGCATGCCCGCCAACACGGGGACTGACCTGGCGTCCTCGGCTACCATCGCTGCAGAGCCTGGCCGGTCGCGCGTCACCCGCCCCGAAGTGTCAGGCCACATCCTAATTTAGGGCTTCAATCTTTGGCAAAACTGTTTACACGGAAAACGGTATACAACTTCTTCAATATTTATGTGGTTCTAGTGTTTTTATATCCCGCGCTATGGTGTCTTAATTAAAAGTTTTATCAACTGGCTTTTAAGTTGGGAGTAGCAtctttttgaatttaaaaaaacccaattTGCCTACATGTGAGACCCAAACGGGAAAATAAATGGGCTCTGCTATCAAACAGATAGTGAGGGATCCCAGAGGACTGGGCTGGGCTTTCTGAGAAAGAAAGTGGGGAATCCGATGTCAGTCATTTACTGTTGACAGTCCTCTTGCTATTTACACAAGTAATGGTTGGGGACACATCGTTCTGTGTCTGATTTGGTGTATAAACGTTGGTGGTTTCTGTAATACTGACCCCAAGGAAAGACAATCAGATACAATGAAGGGAATTAAATCAGGAGGTTGGGTGTTAGAGGGGTTTGTTACTATTAATCTGATTGGGTTGATTTAGAAATTTCGACTATCAATCATTTGACAGAACTGGCCACCCTAGAGCTGATActgaatgttttttgtttttttttttaagttggttttTTGGTTGAGAATTCCAAGTggattctcctccctccctttgtTGTAACTGTTTTATCTGGGAGAGGGGAGTGGGGCTTGGGTGGTGGGAACTACCTGAAGACCACTGAACACAAATGGAAATGCCAGCCATACCAGTTTAGAGCCTTCTCTTCAGAAGTCAGTACCTTTGGGAGCTGAACCAGATCTGGGCAGCATGACTATGTCCTCATGCATATGTTAACCTGTGAGGCTGTAAGGGACTTGAAACATGACGCTGTGTAGCTTTTCAACCCGAAGATCCCTAGGGCTGCATTTCAGCTTGTTGCCCCATAAGCTGTCCTACAGGTGGTCTAGTTGGCTGTCCGTCAGCTGACAGTCATCCGGCAGTAGCCAAGGGGTCCACCTGGGATGCTCAGCTTCCTCGCTCTTATAGACACGCCCTGGAGCTCCTAGCAGCACTGCCTTAGCCTTCATCAGCTCATAGGACACTTTTTATGCTGTAAATGTTGTAAGACTTTGTACATACTTCAGTTGTTTATGaaatctttaagaagaaaaaaaaaaagaaatgttactcTAATAAATAGCTCTGGTGCAGGCTTTCATGGTGGtggtttctctttgtcttttccttcACTCCCTCCACAGAAGTTTCACTTTGGACTGTGAGCCAGAAGGAGACTTTTGAGGGTCTTGAAGAAGCAGCATTTCATTAAGTTATTTTCACCATATCCCAATCATTCTGAACAGCTGTATTCTTCATTGTAGTTAGATCAGTGTGCTTTTTTGCTAAAATAGTTTCATCGAGGTTCCtaaaatctgctgctgctgctgcttagatcacaactttcagttttttatcttttattaaaatCAGGATTTTTCATATCTTCCACCAAACTCTTAAGTTGTAATTATTTGTTGCAACTTCTCACAGTGGAGTTCTTACAGTGGAGACAGACCTTTGAAATTTATAGCCTCGTTCTTATTTGAACAAACCCAGTTCATTAATGTTACATGTGTTTATATAGTggtccactcattcattcattcattcctctatCAAAAGGGTATATGATGAGTGATTCCCTTTTCAGGCCTTACCATTGACCCAA is a genomic window of Cervus elaphus chromosome 21, mCerEla1.1, whole genome shotgun sequence containing:
- the FAM110B gene encoding protein FAM110B, which produces MPTESLQTGSMVKPVSPAGTFTSAVPLRILNKGPDYFRRQAEPNPKRLSAVERLEADKAKYVKSQEVINAKQEPVKPAVLAKPPVCPAAKRALGSPTLKGFGGGGGGGAKSEGGAPRETLKLEILKNILNSSEGSSAGSGHKHSARNWPAPRADAAELHRHSFAESLRARPAPGRGSPQEGGSHVGRRPPEPASSAAAAADAFLHVSHSSSDIRQGPGARPLKAILPCSSSAPPLPPKPKVAAPAAVKSPEAEAAEPAGGVGRRPSLQRSKSDLSDRYFRVDADVERFFNYCGLDPEELENLGMENFARANSDIISLNFRSASMISSDCEQSQDSNSDLRNDDSANDRVPYGISAIERNARIIKWLYSIKQARESQKVSHV